GCTGGCCGTCGCGGCCGTCCCGGAGGGGCTGCCCGCGGTCGTGACGCTGACGCTCGCGCTGGGCGTCCGGCGGATGGCCGACGAGAACGCCCTCGTGCGGCGGCTGCCCGCCGTCGAAGCCCTGGGCGCCGTCGACGTGGTCTGTACCGACAAGACCGGCACGCTCACCGAGGGGCGGATGGCCGTCAGCCGGCTGTGGGTCGACGGCGGCGTCGTCGACTTCGACGAGGTGGCCGGCGGGGCGGAGGGCGACGGGTCGGCCGCCGCTAACGGCGGCGCGATAGCGGGGGTCGACTCCGAGAGGGACGGGCCTCCCGCCGAGGGCGACCGCGTCGACGTGCTCCTCCGGGCGGGCGCGCTATGCAACGACGCGACCCCCGACGAGGGCGACCCGACCGAGCGGGCGCTGGTCGCGGCCGCGGCCGAGCGGGGGTTCGACGTGGAGCGGATCCGGGCGGAGACGCCCAGAACCGACGAGATCCCCTTCTCCTCGGAGCGCAAGTGGATGGGAACGGTCCACGGGGACCGCGCCTACGTCAAGGGCGCCCCGGAGGTCGTCGTCGAGAAGTGCTCTCGCGTGCTGACCGACGACGGCCCGGTCGAACTGGACGAGGCGGGCGCCGAGCGGATCGCCGAGCGGACCCGCGAGTTCGCCGACGACGCGCTGCGGGTGCTCGCGGTCGCCTACACCGAGGACGGCCGCGGGTTCGAGGCGGACGGCGAGGGCGAACTCGACGGCGCCGACGACCTGGAGGACCTGGTGTTCGTCGGCCTCGTGGGGATGCTCGACCCGCCGCGGGCGGAGGTGGCCGACGCCATCGAGCGCACGCGGCGAGCGGGTATCGACGTGACGATGATCACCGGCGACAACGTGCGGACGGCCGCGGCCATCGGCGCGGAGTTGGGACTCGGCGGCGACGTGGTCGGCGGCGGGGAGATCGAGGGACTGAGCGACGACGAACTCCGCAGGCGCGTCACCGAAGTCGACGTGTTCGCGCGTGCCTCCCCGGAGCACAAGGTCCGGGTGCTGGGTGCGTTGCAGGCGAACGACCGCACCGTCGCGATGACGGGCGACGGGGTCAACGACGCACCGGCGCTGAAAAACGCCGACGTGGGCGTCGCGATGGGCGTCCGCGGGACCGACGTGGCAAAGCAGGCGAGCGACGTGGTGTTGCTCGACGACAACTACGCGACCATCGCGCGGGCGGTCGAGCGCGGCCGGGCCATCTTCGACAACGTCTGGAAGTTCGTCGCGTACCTGTTGAGTGCCAACGTCGCCGAGGTCGCGATCGTCTTCCTCGCCTCCCTGTGGGGGTATCTCGTCCTCCCGGCGGTCCAGCTGCTGTGGATCAATCTGCTGACCGACGGGCTGCCGGCGCTGGCGCTGGGGGCCGACCCCGAGAGCGGCGACGTGATGGAGCGGCCGCCCCGGGACCCGGACCAGGGGATCGTCGACCGGAGCATGCTCGGGGTCGTCGGCGGCACCGGGGTGGTGACGACCGCCGTCATGCTCGGCCTCCTCGCGCTCCTGCTCGACGGCGCCGCCGGGGTCAGCGACTACGTCCGGACGATGATATTCACGACGTTCGTCGTCCTGGAGTTCGGGAAGCTGTTCGTCGTCCGCTGGCTGCGCGAGACGCCGACGCTGTCGAACCGCTGGCTGTTCGCCGCCGTCGCGGGCTCGCTGACCCTGCAGCTGGCCGTGCTGTACACCCCGTTGGGCGAGCAGTTCGAGACGGTCGCGCTCGGGGTCGGCGACTGGGGGATCGTCGCCGGCGTCCTCGGCGTCACGCTCCCGGCGTACCTGCTCGTGGCCGTGGGCGTGCGGCGCCTGCGCGACGTGGACGCGGCGGCGAACGCGAGCCCCGCGGCGGGAGCGGACGGCCCGTGACGAGCGGAGCCGGCGACGAACCCCCGTGAGACCGGCCGCAGGCGGCGCTGCCGGGCGCGAGCTTATTAGCGGGACGTGCGTATCGACACACATGACCGACGCCGAAGAGATCGAGATGGACGCGGCGGAGTGCGACCAGTTCCTGGGGAGCGGCGGAACGGGAGTGCTCTCGCTCTCGACGACGGGGGACGAACCGCCGGACGCCGTCCCGGTGTCGTACGGCTACGACGCGGAGCGTCGCGTGTTTCACTTCCGTATCTCCCTCGGTCACGAGGACGACCCCGGTGACCTGGCCGGGCGTGCGGTAACGTTCGTCGCGTACGGCGACGGCGACGGGAACGGGCGCTGGCGGAGCGTCGTCGCGCGCGGTCGGCTCCAGAGCGCCGAGGAGGAGGGGATCGCCACCGAGACGCTGGCCGAGATGGAGCGGGTCGATATCCCGCTGGTCGACGTGTTCGAGGAGCCGCTGCGGATGGTGTCGTTCGATTTCTTCCGGCTCGACCCCGAGGAGTTCACCGGCCGGCGCGAGTCGCTCGTCAACGAGTGAACGGCGCGCGACTCGGCGAGGGTCGCCGCCGTCCCGCCGTCGCTCAGCCCGGCAGGAAGACGTTGATGACTGCGACGACCAGCCCCGCCAGCCCCATCCGGGCGGCGGCGACGTACCAGCGCTGACCGGATATCGAGCCCATGTACGCGCCGAACGCGCCGAGGACGGCGATACCGAGCGCGACGGAAGCGAGCGCCGCTTCGACCATCGAGAAGACGGTCCCCTCGACGAGGAACGGCAGGAGCGTGATCAGGATGCCGATGAGCGGGCCGAGGCCGCTGGCGACCGCGTGGACGATCCGGGCACCGCTCTGTTCGCGCTGGATGCGCGTGTCGTCGAGATCGGTGAGCATCGCCCGCTCGACGCGGCGGATCTCCGCGCGGGTCTCGGCGCGTTCGATCTCCCAGACGCTCCACACCGCCGAGGTGCCGAGCCCGACCGCCGCGCCGGCGCCGATCTTGAGGACGGTCGCGCCGTCGGGCACGCCCGAGAGGACCGCGCCGACGACGACGCCGATAGCGGTGAGCGTCCCGTCGAAGCCGTTCGAGACGAAGTAGCGGCGGGCGATCGAGAGCACGTCCTCCTTGCCGAGCAGGCGACGGGCGCGGTCGAGGGCGGACACGGTCAGCCGTCCTGTGGCGTGGGGCGGTCCTCGACGACGTAGTCGCCGCATGCGACCTCGTCGACCGAGTGGATCGTCCCGCTCAACTCCTCGACGGCCGACTCGACGGCGTCGAAGTCCAGGTCCTCACCCTCCAGCGTGACTTTGACGTTCTGGACCTCTTGGTCGAGTTCGACGAGCGACGTGCTCGCGCCCTCGACCGAGTCGAGGTCGCCCAGGTGCTCGGTGAACGCGAGCAGTGGCGGGTCGTGCGGTTTCAACACGTCGACGACGAGTCGGCGGACTGGTGCCATGAGCGATCGTCCGACCGCGACTCACAAAAAAGCGAGTCGCCGCTGTCCCGGGCCGCCCCGGTCCGGGTCCGGGGCCTCAGGCGGTCAACACCGGGCGGCCGGCCGCGTGGGCGACTCTATCGGCGACGCTCCCCATGTGGCCCTCCACGTGGTGGGAGTGGCCCTGATAGCCCAGGATCACGAGGTCGGCGTCGATCTCGTCGGCGTAGGTGACGATCTCCTCGTGGGGCGCGCCGTGGCAGACCCGCGTCTCGACGGCGACGCCGTGGCTGTCCGCCCGGTCGGCGATATCGCCGACGAGTTCCCGGCCGTCCTCCTCGAGTTGCTGGAGGACGATCTCGGCGCTGCTCAGGGCGGGCTCGCCGTAGCGGTCGGTGTCGACGACGTACATCGTGTGGACGGTCGCGCCGAACTGCTCGGCGATCTCCAGGGCGTGCTCGACGGCGCGGTTGGCCGGGTCGCTCCCGTCGGTCGGGACGAGGATGGTGTCGTACATCTATCTCCCCGTCGAGCGGTACGGGTCGGTCGACTATCAACTTCGACCCGGCGACCGCACGGGTCGGGGCGCGAGCGGGTCTGACCGCGACGGCCGGCGAGGGGAACGCACCGCGTCAGTCGGAGTCGGCGCCGGCGTCCGGGTCGGGGCCGCGGAACCACCCCAGCGACGCCATCGCGGCGACGGCCGTGGCGCCCGCGACCAGAGCGGGCCCCGACGTGGCGACGCGATAGACGAGGACGGCGCCGGCGGCGACCGGCGCGACGGCGCTCGTGCCCGCCGCGAGCAGGCCGACCAGCGCGGCGTCGACGCCGCTGGCGCCGGGGGCCGGAACGACCGCGGCCGCGACCGCAGCCGGGATCACGGCCAGGAGGACGCCGACCGCGACCGGCTCGCCGACCGCGCGGAACGAGAGCCACAACGCGACGACGGTCAGCCCGTGGGCGACGGCGAGCAGGGCGACGAGCGCCGCGAGTTGGCGGGGCGACCCACCGCGCAGGCGTGAGAGCGCGCTCCGGAACCGACCGACCCGCTCGGCGATGGTCCCCCGGTCGGGCGGGGTGACGCGGGGGACGACCCCGAGCGCGGCGGCGAGTCGGGCGGCCAGCGAGACGGTCCGAGCGGCCGCGCGGTCGCGGACCCGCCAGAGAGCGACCGCGCCCGCCGCGGCCAGCGCGCACAGCCCGACGCCGACGGCCGCCAGCGCGGCCACGTCGGCGCGGCCGGCGGTCGCCAGCAGGTACCCGACTCCGAGGACGCCGAAGGCGCCGACGAGGACGTTGGTGAGCGCACCGACGGCGACGACCGCTGCGACGCCGTCCTCGTAGTCGGCGTCGGACGAGCGGGCGACGAGCAGGCCGTTGACGGGTGCTCCACCGGCCTGGCCACCCGGGACGACCGTGCTGACGACCGTCGTCGCGACGTACGCGCCGAGTACGCGACTCACCGGCGCGTCGTAACCGAGGACCCCCAACAGGACGCGCAGCGCGAGCCCCCTGGCGACCAGCACCGCGACCGCGACGCCGGCGACCAGCGCGACCGTCCCGGCGTCCGCGTCGGCCAGCGCCGCCCCTATCGCGTCGGGACCGACGAGCGCGACGGCCCCGACGACGGCCGAGAGCGTCGCGACGACCGTGAGGACGGTGCGCGCGGCACGGCCGCCGGAACCCCCGGACCGGTGGGTCGCCGAGCTCACGGTACCACCCGCGAGCGACGCTGCCCGCCGTCGCCGTCGTCGGCTCGTCGCCGTGCCCGTTGGCGTGGCTGTTCGCGTCCGTACATGTGAGATCACCCGTGCCGCGTACCCGTCGAGGTGGGACCACAGTTTGGGGACACACCGGCATAACTGTGACGCGAGTGACGCCGGCCCGAATCGGGAGGCGCGTTCACGCCGTCGGTAGTCACGGGTCCGCCCGCGATTGCGGTGAGGACAGCGCCGGAGCGTCCGGGCCGGAGTGAGTGCACTCGTCACAACGGATATGCGGGTGCGGCCCGTCGGTCCGACGATGCGCGACGGCCGGATCGACGCACTCCTCGCAGAGCTGACCCGCGACGAGAAGCTCCGGCTGGTCCGCGGCCGACCCGACCCCGAGGGTCGCGCGACGGGGTACCTGCCGGGCGTCGAGCGGCTGGATATCCCGCCGCTGGGACTCGTCGACGGCCCTCTCGGCGTTCGCGACCGCGAGGCGACGGCGTTCCCGGCGACCATCACGCTCGGGGCGACCTGGGATCCCGACCTCGCTCACCGCGTGGGTCGCGCCCTCGCGGCCGAGACACGCGCTCGCGGTCACGACGTGCTGCTCGCG
This DNA window, taken from Halosimplex litoreum, encodes the following:
- a CDS encoding VIT1/CCC1 transporter family protein; this translates as MSALDRARRLLGKEDVLSIARRYFVSNGFDGTLTAIGVVVGAVLSGVPDGATVLKIGAGAAVGLGTSAVWSVWEIERAETRAEIRRVERAMLTDLDDTRIQREQSGARIVHAVASGLGPLIGILITLLPFLVEGTVFSMVEAALASVALGIAVLGAFGAYMGSISGQRWYVAAARMGLAGLVVAVINVFLPG
- a CDS encoding pyridoxamine 5'-phosphate oxidase family protein, with protein sequence MTDAEEIEMDAAECDQFLGSGGTGVLSLSTTGDEPPDAVPVSYGYDAERRVFHFRISLGHEDDPGDLAGRAVTFVAYGDGDGNGRWRSVVARGRLQSAEEEGIATETLAEMERVDIPLVDVFEEPLRMVSFDFFRLDPEEFTGRRESLVNE
- a CDS encoding DUF211 domain-containing protein, with the protein product MAPVRRLVVDVLKPHDPPLLAFTEHLGDLDSVEGASTSLVELDQEVQNVKVTLEGEDLDFDAVESAVEELSGTIHSVDEVACGDYVVEDRPTPQDG
- a CDS encoding lysylphosphatidylglycerol synthase domain-containing protein; amino-acid sequence: MSSATHRSGGSGGRAARTVLTVVATLSAVVGAVALVGPDAIGAALADADAGTVALVAGVAVAVLVARGLALRVLLGVLGYDAPVSRVLGAYVATTVVSTVVPGGQAGGAPVNGLLVARSSDADYEDGVAAVVAVGALTNVLVGAFGVLGVGYLLATAGRADVAALAAVGVGLCALAAAGAVALWRVRDRAAARTVSLAARLAAALGVVPRVTPPDRGTIAERVGRFRSALSRLRGGSPRQLAALVALLAVAHGLTVVALWLSFRAVGEPVAVGVLLAVIPAAVAAAVVPAPGASGVDAALVGLLAAGTSAVAPVAAGAVLVYRVATSGPALVAGATAVAAMASLGWFRGPDPDAGADSD
- a CDS encoding cation-translocating P-type ATPase — encoded protein: MTHPPHSDPADEVLADSGVDESGLSTGEASERRAAHGPNEIARGEGRSPVGIFLAQFDSWLIWVLLAAAALSVWAGHAVDAVLIAVIVVANGVFGFVQDYRAERSLESLRELTAPTAVVRRDGETVEVAASELVPGDVVELSDGDVVPADGRLVGATGLEVDEAALTGESLPVSKGIEPVDADAPLAERSSMVYKSTAVTRGKAAVVVTATGEDTEVGAIARQLAATEETETPLQAELDDLGRTLGLGVVGLAALVVPLLWFRGVEPLQTALTAISLAVAAVPEGLPAVVTLTLALGVRRMADENALVRRLPAVEALGAVDVVCTDKTGTLTEGRMAVSRLWVDGGVVDFDEVAGGAEGDGSAAANGGAIAGVDSERDGPPAEGDRVDVLLRAGALCNDATPDEGDPTERALVAAAAERGFDVERIRAETPRTDEIPFSSERKWMGTVHGDRAYVKGAPEVVVEKCSRVLTDDGPVELDEAGAERIAERTREFADDALRVLAVAYTEDGRGFEADGEGELDGADDLEDLVFVGLVGMLDPPRAEVADAIERTRRAGIDVTMITGDNVRTAAAIGAELGLGGDVVGGGEIEGLSDDELRRRVTEVDVFARASPEHKVRVLGALQANDRTVAMTGDGVNDAPALKNADVGVAMGVRGTDVAKQASDVVLLDDNYATIARAVERGRAIFDNVWKFVAYLLSANVAEVAIVFLASLWGYLVLPAVQLLWINLLTDGLPALALGADPESGDVMERPPRDPDQGIVDRSMLGVVGGTGVVTTAVMLGLLALLLDGAAGVSDYVRTMIFTTFVVLEFGKLFVVRWLRETPTLSNRWLFAAVAGSLTLQLAVLYTPLGEQFETVALGVGDWGIVAGVLGVTLPAYLLVAVGVRRLRDVDAAANASPAAGADGP
- a CDS encoding universal stress protein → MYDTILVPTDGSDPANRAVEHALEIAEQFGATVHTMYVVDTDRYGEPALSSAEIVLQQLEEDGRELVGDIADRADSHGVAVETRVCHGAPHEEIVTYADEIDADLVILGYQGHSHHVEGHMGSVADRVAHAAGRPVLTA